The Puniceicoccus vermicola DNA segment CCACGAGATTGATCTCGGGGAAATAGGAAGCGAGATCGATTCCTTCCGCGTTAACGATTTCCCGCATTCCTACGTAGACGGACGGGTATTCTCCCGCCTCGACTCCCGCAGACGCGCGGTCCACCAGTGCTTGAACTTCCTCCTGACTCCCCTGCTCGACCACATACGGGCCAAACTCGCGGTCCTCAAACGGGACGAGGTTCAGCAGCGCCCACCCAAGGATCGCTACCGACAGGACGGCCTTCCAGAGAATACCCCCGGACATGTTTTGCCTCAATGCGAAGTCCCCTTAGGAGGGATCTTCGACCTTGTTGGCTACGAAGGACCGGCCGAGCTCGACCTTAACCCCCTCGGCGACTTTCACCACCAGACGGTCGTCCTTGACGTTCGTGATCTCCCCGAAGATGCCTCCGGAAGTGAGAATCTTGTCGCCGGTCTTCAGCGCTTTAATCATCGCTTCCTGTTGTTTTTGGCGCTTGCGCTGCGGAGCGATGATCAAAAACCACATCCCTGCAAAAAGAAGGATGAAGAAAAGAATCGGAGTGAGACCGCCGGCGCCACCGCCGGGGGCTACTTGTGTAGCGAGTTGAATCGGAAGGTCCATGACTGGGTTTTATTGGTTAGGCTTGTGAAAAGACGAAACCGAAAAGAAAAGGTTCCGACTCTTAAATTGGCAAGGATGAATCACGAGAAACTCTCCGAAAAGGGATTGACAGTCCGGCGAAAACTCCATCTTCTCCATCCTTTTTCTAAATTCGATGGCGAACACTAAAGCATCTCTCAAGGACATCC contains these protein-coding regions:
- the yajC gene encoding preprotein translocase subunit YajC encodes the protein MDLPIQLATQVAPGGGAGGLTPILFFILLFAGMWFLIIAPQRKRQKQQEAMIKALKTGDKILTSGGIFGEITNVKDDRLVVKVAEGVKVELGRSFVANKVEDPS